One window from the genome of Aquipuribacter sp. SD81 encodes:
- the gltX gene encoding glutamate--tRNA ligase, with protein sequence MSPQLHEVARHGEHAADVPVRVRFCPSPTGSPHVGLVRTALFNWAYARHTGGTFVFRIEDTDAARDSRESYDALLDSLRWLGLDWDEGPEVGGPHAPYRQSERRALYDDAIARLVEAGHLYESFSTPAEVEQRHRDAGRDPKLGYDNHDRYLTDGAREAFLAEGRVPVLRFRMPDADVVVDDLVRGEIRFAQGSVPDFAVVRANGDPLYTLVNPVDDALMGITHVLRGEDLLSSTPRQVALYDALAAVGIGHGAPRFGHLPYVMGEGNKKLSKRDPESNLLLHRERGFLPEGLLNYLALLGWGLAEDRDVFTLEEMVEAFDVVDVNANPARFDVAKAEAINGQHLRALPPGELARRVVPYLGGLVDDPPTPRQAELLQAAAPLVQERMTLLGQARDMLGFLFVPDVALLLDRDSVDALRPEAPQVLHAALTALEEVPVWDTASIEAALRAALVDGLGVKPKFAFAPVRVAVTGRRVSPPLFESMELLGRDGSLARLRRLAGELDAAPPEA encoded by the coding sequence GTGAGCCCGCAGCTGCACGAGGTCGCCCGCCACGGCGAGCACGCCGCCGACGTGCCCGTCCGCGTCCGCTTCTGCCCGTCGCCCACCGGCAGCCCCCACGTCGGCCTGGTCCGCACGGCGCTGTTCAACTGGGCGTACGCCCGCCACACGGGCGGCACGTTCGTGTTCCGCATCGAGGACACCGACGCCGCGCGGGACTCCCGGGAGTCCTACGACGCGCTGCTGGACTCCCTTCGCTGGCTCGGCCTGGACTGGGACGAGGGCCCGGAGGTCGGCGGCCCCCACGCGCCGTACCGGCAGTCGGAGCGGCGCGCGCTGTACGACGACGCGATCGCCCGGCTCGTGGAGGCCGGGCACCTGTACGAGTCGTTCTCCACCCCCGCCGAGGTCGAGCAGCGGCACCGCGACGCCGGCCGCGACCCCAAGCTCGGCTACGACAACCACGACCGCTACCTCACCGACGGCGCGCGGGAGGCGTTCCTCGCCGAGGGCCGGGTGCCCGTCCTGCGCTTCCGCATGCCGGACGCCGACGTCGTCGTCGACGACCTCGTGCGCGGCGAGATCCGGTTCGCGCAGGGCTCGGTGCCGGACTTCGCGGTCGTCCGCGCCAACGGCGACCCGCTCTACACCCTCGTCAACCCCGTCGACGACGCCCTCATGGGCATCACGCACGTGCTGCGCGGGGAGGACCTGCTGAGCTCGACGCCCCGCCAGGTCGCGCTGTACGACGCACTGGCCGCGGTCGGCATCGGTCACGGTGCGCCGCGCTTCGGCCACCTGCCGTACGTCATGGGCGAGGGCAACAAGAAGCTGAGCAAGCGCGACCCGGAGTCGAACCTGCTGCTGCACCGCGAGCGCGGGTTCCTGCCCGAGGGGCTGCTCAACTACCTCGCGCTGCTCGGCTGGGGCCTCGCGGAGGACCGGGACGTCTTCACGCTGGAGGAGATGGTCGAGGCCTTCGACGTCGTCGACGTCAACGCCAACCCCGCCCGCTTCGACGTCGCGAAGGCCGAGGCCATCAACGGCCAGCACCTGCGGGCGCTGCCGCCCGGCGAGCTCGCGCGCCGGGTCGTGCCCTACCTCGGTGGCCTCGTCGACGACCCGCCGACCCCCCGGCAGGCCGAGCTGCTGCAGGCCGCGGCCCCGCTCGTGCAGGAGCGCATGACCCTGCTCGGGCAGGCCCGGGACATGCTCGGCTTCCTCTTCGTGCCGGACGTCGCGCTGCTGCTGGACCGCGACAGCGTCGACGCGCTGCGGCCCGAGGCGCCGCAGGTGCTGCACGCCGCGCTCACGGCGCTGGAGGAGGTCCCCGTGTGGGACACCGCCTCGATCGAGGCGGCGCTGCGGGCGGCGCTCGTGGACGGCCTGGGCGTCAAGCCGAAGTTCGCCTTCGCGCCGGTCCGGGTCGCCGTCACCGGCCGGCGGGTGTCGCCGCCCCTGTTCGAGTCGATGGAGCTGCTGGGCCGGGACGGCTCGCTCGCCCGGCTGCGGCGCCTGGCCGGCGAGCTCGACGCCGCGCCGCCGGAGGCCTAG
- a CDS encoding fumarylacetoacetate hydrolase family protein — protein MRIARYTAGEDPVYGVVEGEVGEEVVHQVVGDPLYVEPTRTGQSHALADVRLLAPVIPRSKVVGIGKNYADHVEEMGGGTPPGEPAVFLKPNTSVVGPMDPIVLPWQSEEVHYEGELAVVIGRLCKDVPPDRVPEVVLGYTCANDVTARDLQRSDLQWARAKGFDTFCPLGPWLVTADELAVEDLRLTTRVDGEVVQDSRTSLLLHDVVRLVSHVSEAFTLLPGDVILTGTPAGVGPLRDGQVVEVEVEGIGVLRNPVRDSGDGGAA, from the coding sequence GTGCGCATCGCGAGGTACACGGCAGGCGAGGACCCGGTCTACGGCGTCGTCGAGGGCGAGGTCGGCGAGGAGGTCGTCCACCAGGTCGTCGGCGACCCGCTGTACGTCGAGCCGACCCGGACCGGGCAGTCCCACGCGCTCGCCGACGTCCGCCTGCTCGCGCCGGTCATCCCGCGCAGCAAGGTGGTCGGCATCGGCAAGAACTACGCCGACCACGTCGAGGAGATGGGCGGCGGCACGCCCCCCGGCGAGCCCGCGGTGTTCCTCAAGCCCAACACGTCGGTCGTGGGGCCGATGGACCCGATCGTGCTGCCGTGGCAGTCGGAGGAGGTCCACTACGAGGGCGAGCTCGCCGTCGTCATCGGCCGGCTGTGCAAGGACGTGCCGCCGGACCGTGTGCCGGAGGTGGTCCTCGGCTACACGTGCGCGAACGACGTGACCGCCCGCGACCTGCAGAGGAGCGACCTGCAGTGGGCGCGCGCCAAGGGCTTCGACACGTTCTGCCCGCTCGGGCCGTGGCTCGTCACCGCCGACGAGCTCGCCGTCGAGGACCTGCGTCTCACCACGCGCGTGGACGGCGAGGTCGTGCAGGACAGCCGCACGAGCCTGCTGCTGCACGACGTCGTGCGGCTCGTGAGCCACGTGAGCGAGGCGTTCACGCTGCTGCCGGGCGACGTCATCCTCACCGGCACGCCCGCCGGGGTGGGTCCGCTGCGCGACGGGCAGGTCGTCGAGGTGGAGGTCGAGGGCATCGGGGTGCTCCGCAACCCCGTCCGCGACTCCGGTGACGGGGGTGCCGCGTGA
- a CDS encoding 3-methyladenine DNA glycosylase, with product MPVREGTVLDPATWTALADAHAARADALSAGHRARRARGEAHAVEDFLWTYYPTRPAQLRRWHPGAGTALAPGDDGPAPHAAWRWYTTDGDGVVRLDADGFLSARGDTVRFVHRLLRATASRPAFTGCLGLHEWAMVYRQDAGEALRHPLPLRLGQAGTDAVVESHPVRCSHFDAFRFFTAPARGLNRLQPTRERQVELDQPGCLHAAMDCHKWAAKLGPAVPGGLALDCFALAGEIRLLDMQASPYDLTSYGHAPVRVETAEGKAEYVARQRELTARAAVLRDRLVGVCGTLLGREAGLRS from the coding sequence GTGCCCGTGCGGGAGGGGACGGTGCTCGACCCGGCGACGTGGACGGCGCTCGCCGACGCGCACGCCGCGCGCGCCGACGCGCTGAGCGCCGGGCACCGGGCGCGCCGGGCCCGCGGCGAGGCCCACGCCGTCGAGGACTTCCTGTGGACGTACTACCCGACCCGGCCGGCGCAGCTGCGCCGCTGGCACCCGGGTGCCGGCACGGCCCTGGCCCCCGGCGACGACGGCCCCGCCCCGCACGCGGCGTGGCGCTGGTACACGACCGACGGCGACGGCGTCGTGCGGCTCGACGCCGACGGGTTCCTCTCCGCACGCGGGGACACCGTCCGCTTCGTGCACCGGCTGCTGCGGGCGACCGCCTCGCGGCCGGCCTTCACCGGCTGCCTCGGCCTGCACGAGTGGGCGATGGTGTACCGGCAGGACGCCGGCGAGGCACTGCGGCACCCGCTGCCGCTGCGCCTGGGCCAGGCCGGCACCGACGCGGTCGTGGAGTCCCACCCGGTGCGGTGCAGCCACTTCGACGCGTTCCGCTTCTTCACCGCGCCCGCCCGCGGCCTCAACCGGCTGCAGCCGACGCGGGAGCGGCAGGTGGAGCTCGACCAGCCCGGCTGCCTGCACGCGGCGATGGACTGCCACAAGTGGGCGGCCAAGCTCGGTCCGGCGGTCCCGGGTGGGCTCGCGCTGGACTGCTTCGCGCTGGCCGGGGAGATCCGGCTGCTCGACATGCAGGCCTCGCCGTACGACCTCACCTCCTACGGCCACGCCCCGGTGCGCGTGGAGACCGCCGAGGGCAAGGCGGAGTACGTCGCGCGGCAGCGGGAGCTGACGGCCCGGGCGGCGGTCCTGCGCGACCGGCTCGTGGGGGTGTGCGGCACCCTGCTCGGGCGGGAGGCCGGCCTCAGGTCGTGA
- a CDS encoding maleylpyruvate isomerase family mycothiol-dependent enzyme: MQHEEHLVHLRRELEALLAAAATAGPSAAVPTCADWTVADLLDHLGEGYRRAAASVGAASEPDVPPPADGPREAHEHLQAVLGAAGATAPAWTWDGTDATAGFWSRRMAHETAVHRVDVELAAGLEPEPDDALAADGVDELLRVFAAGDWSDLPQPGPPATVVLRVPGGRAWTVRAEPTSLAVVDGAAGPHDEHGPADATVRARAGALLLWLWGRPHGDLDVSGDAAAAHALAERLRAVTT; this comes from the coding sequence ATGCAGCACGAGGAGCACCTCGTCCACCTGCGCCGCGAGCTCGAGGCGCTGCTGGCGGCAGCGGCGACCGCGGGCCCGTCGGCGGCGGTGCCGACCTGCGCGGACTGGACGGTCGCGGACCTGCTCGACCACCTCGGGGAGGGCTACCGGCGCGCCGCGGCGAGCGTCGGCGCCGCCTCCGAGCCCGACGTCCCGCCCCCCGCCGACGGACCGCGCGAGGCGCACGAGCACCTGCAGGCCGTCCTGGGCGCCGCCGGTGCGACGGCGCCCGCGTGGACGTGGGACGGGACGGACGCGACCGCCGGCTTCTGGTCCCGGCGCATGGCGCACGAGACGGCCGTGCACCGCGTCGACGTCGAGCTCGCCGCCGGGCTCGAGCCGGAGCCCGACGACGCGCTCGCCGCCGACGGCGTCGACGAGCTGCTCCGCGTCTTCGCGGCCGGTGACTGGTCGGACCTGCCGCAGCCGGGTCCGCCCGCCACCGTGGTGCTGCGCGTGCCGGGCGGGCGCGCGTGGACCGTCCGCGCCGAGCCCACCTCGCTCGCGGTCGTCGACGGTGCCGCGGGACCCCACGACGAGCACGGCCCGGCCGACGCGACGGTGCGCGCACGGGCGGGCGCGCTCCTGCTGTGGCTGTGGGGGCGCCCCCACGGCGACCTCGACGTCTCCGGCGACGCCGCGGCGGCGCACGCGCTCGCCGAGCGGCTCCGGGCCGTCACGACCTGA
- a CDS encoding AraC family transcriptional regulator, with product MVAPRGILYPARLPELHRLAPEGADAALVRWYWVPEWRLAPGRTSRQHVLSHPSCNLVVEPGGVGLAGPTTRASHRDLTGTGWAVGALLRPAAVPALSPDPSADRDAYRPVAAPDLHAGVVACMTGDRPPERRREAACALLAAWLRERVGPVDEDGRRANAMLDLAEGDGTVVTPEDLARRLAVSTRTLERLARTHVGLPPAALLRRRRLQEAAERVRLDPHVPLADLAAELGYADHAHLTRDFTRVLGLTPSGYRREAQAP from the coding sequence GTGGTCGCTCCCCGCGGCATCCTGTACCCGGCCCGTCTGCCCGAGCTGCACCGGCTCGCGCCCGAGGGCGCCGACGCCGCGCTCGTCCGCTGGTACTGGGTGCCCGAGTGGCGCCTCGCGCCGGGCCGCACCTCCCGGCAGCACGTCCTGTCGCACCCGTCGTGCAACCTCGTCGTCGAGCCGGGCGGCGTCGGTCTCGCCGGCCCGACGACCCGGGCCTCCCACCGCGACCTCACGGGGACCGGGTGGGCGGTCGGGGCCCTGCTCCGGCCCGCGGCGGTGCCGGCGCTGTCTCCCGACCCGTCGGCGGACCGGGACGCCTACCGGCCGGTGGCCGCACCCGACCTGCACGCGGGCGTGGTCGCCTGCATGACGGGCGACCGGCCGCCCGAGCGGCGCCGGGAGGCGGCGTGCGCGCTGCTGGCGGCGTGGCTGCGGGAGCGGGTGGGCCCGGTCGACGAGGACGGCCGGCGCGCCAACGCGATGCTCGACCTCGCGGAGGGCGACGGCACCGTCGTCACGCCCGAGGACCTCGCCCGCCGCCTCGCCGTCTCCACGCGCACGCTGGAGCGGCTCGCCCGCACGCACGTCGGGCTCCCACCGGCCGCGCTGCTGCGGCGCCGGCGGCTGCAGGAGGCGGCCGAGCGCGTCCGCCTCGACCCGCACGTGCCGCTCGCCGACCTCGCGGCCGAGCTCGGCTACGCCGACCACGCCCACCTCACGCGCGACTTCACGCGCGTGCTCGGCCTCACCCCGAGCGGCTACCGCCGCGAGGCGCAGGCCCCGTAG
- a CDS encoding VOC family protein, whose translation MSEQTGSPVRAADGAHTTRGVPHGSTSLTPFLVVAPAREAVDFYVDVFGARVVDVTEMGGVVVHAELDLGHGRLQLGEPNPDYHLVPAPAGDDDCYSLGLYCEDVDAVVARAEAAGAVVREPPSTFVSGDHFASLRDPFGVRWSVMTRVEDLSEAESVERVRAWAAQAGAAGA comes from the coding sequence ATGAGCGAGCAGACCGGGTCCCCCGTCCGAGCGGCCGACGGGGCGCACACCACCCGTGGTGTCCCGCACGGCAGCACGAGCCTCACCCCGTTCCTCGTCGTCGCGCCCGCCCGGGAGGCCGTCGACTTCTACGTCGACGTCTTCGGCGCGCGCGTCGTCGACGTCACCGAGATGGGCGGGGTCGTCGTCCACGCCGAGCTCGACCTCGGCCACGGCCGCCTGCAGCTCGGCGAGCCGAACCCCGACTATCACCTCGTGCCCGCCCCCGCCGGGGACGACGACTGCTACTCCCTCGGGCTGTACTGCGAGGACGTCGACGCCGTCGTGGCCCGGGCCGAGGCCGCGGGCGCCGTGGTCCGGGAGCCGCCGTCGACGTTCGTGTCGGGCGACCACTTCGCGAGCCTGCGCGACCCGTTCGGCGTCCGCTGGTCGGTGATGACCCGGGTGGAGGACCTGTCGGAGGCCGAGAGCGTCGAGCGGGTGCGGGCGTGGGCGGCGCAGGCGGGCGCCGCGGGCGCCTAG
- a CDS encoding maleylpyruvate isomerase N-terminal domain-containing protein, with amino-acid sequence MSSRAFLAGSRAALRLVASERVAARWDEASVLAGMSVGELAAHLARAVLQVQAYRGAPVPAGVAPLDAAGYYAGLEGAAEPSSALNTGVRERAAATAADGHDALVASLRAAVDDLAAALPDAAADEVLAVGHRRDQVLGVGEYLRTRCVELAVHLEDLALSLGCEPGAPPSTVAVAVEVLQEAARRRHGDAAVLRALARRERDALDAARVL; translated from the coding sequence GTGAGTTCGCGAGCCTTCCTCGCCGGTTCCCGGGCGGCGCTGCGCCTGGTCGCGAGCGAGCGGGTCGCCGCGCGCTGGGACGAGGCGTCGGTGCTCGCGGGCATGAGCGTCGGGGAGCTCGCCGCGCACCTCGCCCGCGCCGTCCTGCAGGTGCAGGCGTACCGCGGCGCGCCGGTGCCGGCCGGGGTGGCCCCCCTCGACGCCGCCGGGTACTACGCCGGGCTCGAGGGCGCGGCCGAGCCCTCGTCGGCGCTCAACACGGGCGTGCGGGAGCGGGCCGCGGCCACCGCCGCCGACGGCCACGACGCGCTCGTCGCGTCGCTGCGCGCCGCGGTCGACGACCTCGCCGCCGCACTGCCGGACGCCGCCGCGGACGAGGTGCTCGCGGTCGGCCACCGCCGCGACCAGGTGCTGGGCGTCGGGGAGTACCTGCGCACCCGCTGCGTCGAGCTCGCGGTGCACCTGGAGGACCTCGCCCTGTCGCTCGGCTGCGAGCCCGGCGCCCCGCCGTCGACCGTGGCCGTGGCGGTCGAGGTGCTGCAGGAGGCCGCCCGGCGCCGCCACGGCGACGCGGCCGTGCTGCGGGCCCTCGCCCGGCGCGAGCGGGACGCGCTCGACGCCGCCCGGGTGCTGTAG
- the cimA gene encoding citramalate synthase, whose product MSGVQVYDTTLRDGAQQEGLSLSVADKLAIAVHLDDLGVGVIEGGWPGAIPKDTEFFARAADELTLRHARLAAFGATRRAGGRAASDAQVRALLDSRAPVVTLVAKSHTGHVERALRTTLAENLEMVRDSVAFLVGEGREVVLDAEHFFDGFLLDRDYALAVLRTAVEAGASTVALCDTNGGHLPGVVADVVADVAVAVGAPMGIHCHNDTGCAVANTLAAVDAGAVQVQGTLNGYGERTGNADLVTVVANLELKRGTPVLREGGLAEASRIAHAVSEITNVPPYSRQPYVGASAFTHKAGLHASAIRVDPDLYQHIDPRTVGNDMRMLVSEMAGRSSIELKGRELGLDLSEPALLTAVADAVKAREAEGYTFEAADASFELLVRRTACEQGRGEGVPDYFHVDSWRVTTEMRPGGTHGGALSEATVRLVLKGERCIAVGEGNGPVNALDAALRSALTPTYPELEHLDLVDFRVRILDASHGTDAVTRVLLETADDASTWTTVGVGPNVVEASWEALVDGLAHGLLRRGVPSRA is encoded by the coding sequence GTGAGCGGGGTGCAGGTCTACGACACGACGCTGCGCGACGGGGCCCAGCAGGAGGGGCTGTCGCTGTCGGTCGCGGACAAGCTCGCGATCGCCGTGCACCTCGACGACCTCGGCGTCGGCGTCATCGAGGGCGGCTGGCCCGGCGCGATCCCCAAGGACACGGAGTTCTTCGCCCGCGCCGCGGACGAGCTGACGCTGCGGCACGCGCGCCTGGCCGCCTTCGGCGCGACCCGCCGGGCCGGCGGGCGGGCGGCGAGCGACGCGCAGGTGCGGGCGCTGCTGGACTCCCGGGCGCCCGTCGTCACCCTCGTCGCCAAGAGCCACACCGGCCACGTCGAGCGCGCCCTGCGCACGACCCTCGCGGAGAACCTCGAGATGGTGCGCGACAGCGTCGCGTTCCTCGTGGGCGAGGGCCGCGAGGTCGTGCTCGACGCCGAGCACTTCTTCGACGGCTTCCTGCTCGACCGCGACTACGCCCTGGCGGTGCTGCGGACCGCGGTGGAGGCGGGCGCCTCGACCGTCGCGCTGTGCGACACCAACGGCGGCCACCTGCCCGGCGTCGTCGCCGACGTCGTCGCCGACGTGGCCGTCGCGGTCGGCGCGCCGATGGGCATCCACTGCCACAACGACACCGGCTGCGCGGTCGCCAACACCCTCGCGGCGGTCGACGCGGGCGCCGTGCAGGTGCAGGGCACGCTCAACGGCTACGGCGAGCGGACCGGCAACGCGGACCTCGTGACGGTCGTGGCGAACCTCGAGCTCAAGCGGGGCACGCCCGTGCTGCGCGAGGGCGGCCTCGCCGAGGCGAGCCGGATCGCGCACGCCGTCAGCGAGATCACCAACGTGCCGCCGTACTCGCGGCAGCCGTACGTCGGTGCCAGCGCCTTCACGCACAAGGCCGGGCTGCACGCGAGCGCGATCCGCGTCGACCCCGACCTGTACCAGCACATCGACCCGCGGACCGTCGGCAACGACATGCGGATGCTCGTCTCGGAGATGGCGGGGCGCTCGAGCATCGAGCTCAAGGGCCGCGAGCTGGGCCTCGACCTCTCGGAGCCGGCGCTGCTGACGGCCGTCGCCGACGCCGTCAAGGCGCGCGAGGCCGAGGGGTACACCTTCGAGGCGGCCGACGCCTCCTTCGAGCTCCTCGTGCGACGCACCGCGTGCGAGCAGGGCCGCGGCGAGGGCGTGCCCGACTACTTCCACGTCGACTCCTGGCGCGTCACCACCGAGATGCGCCCCGGCGGCACGCACGGGGGCGCGCTGTCGGAGGCGACGGTCCGGCTGGTGCTCAAGGGCGAGCGCTGCATCGCGGTCGGGGAGGGCAACGGCCCCGTCAACGCGCTCGACGCCGCGCTGCGCAGCGCACTCACCCCCACCTACCCCGAGCTCGAGCACCTCGACCTCGTCGACTTCCGCGTCCGCATCCTCGACGCGTCCCACGGCACGGACGCCGTGACCCGGGTGCTGCTGGAGACCGCCGACGACGCCTCGACGTGGACGACGGTCGGCGTCGGGCCGAACGTCGTCGAGGCCTCGTGGGAGGCGCTCGTCGACGGGCTCGCGCACGGCCTGCTGCGCCGCGGCGTGCCGTCGCGGGCGTGA
- a CDS encoding branched-chain amino acid aminotransferase, with the protein MERALDEAPALEFVVDPDVVRRSDDERTQILGAPGFGKHFTDHMVTATWTPDGGWHDARVRAFGPITLSPAAAVLHYAQEVFEGLKAYRHEDGSVWSFRPEANAARFARSARRLALPELPEAAFLASLEALVGADADWVPTGGEASLYLRPFMFASESFLGVRPAHEVTYCLIASPAGSYFAGGVTPVSIWLTTDYTRAAPGGTGEAKCGGNYAASLAAQQEAIGHGCDQVCFLDATEHRWVEELGGMNLYFVHADGTLVTPSLTGTILEGVTRSSILTLAGELGHRVEERRVSVDEWRDGVAGGEITEVFACGTAAVVTPLGRLAWDGGEVVMGTEPGPVTTQVRERLLGIQYGREADTHGWLRRLA; encoded by the coding sequence ATGGAGCGGGCGCTCGACGAGGCCCCCGCGCTGGAGTTCGTCGTGGACCCGGACGTCGTCCGCCGCAGCGACGACGAGCGCACCCAGATCCTCGGGGCGCCGGGGTTCGGCAAGCACTTCACCGACCACATGGTCACCGCGACGTGGACCCCCGACGGCGGCTGGCACGACGCGCGCGTCCGGGCCTTCGGCCCCATCACGCTGTCCCCGGCCGCGGCGGTCCTGCACTACGCGCAGGAGGTGTTCGAGGGCCTCAAGGCGTACCGGCACGAGGACGGGTCGGTGTGGTCGTTCCGCCCCGAGGCGAATGCGGCCCGCTTCGCCCGCTCGGCGCGGCGGCTCGCGCTGCCGGAGCTGCCCGAGGCCGCGTTCCTCGCGAGCCTCGAGGCGCTCGTCGGCGCCGACGCCGACTGGGTGCCGACCGGCGGCGAGGCGAGCCTGTACCTGCGGCCCTTCATGTTCGCCAGCGAGTCGTTCCTCGGGGTGCGCCCGGCCCACGAGGTGACGTACTGCCTCATCGCCTCGCCCGCCGGGTCGTACTTCGCGGGCGGCGTGACCCCGGTCAGCATCTGGCTCACCACCGACTACACGCGCGCCGCCCCGGGCGGGACCGGCGAGGCCAAGTGCGGCGGCAACTACGCCGCGAGCCTCGCCGCGCAGCAGGAGGCCATCGGCCACGGCTGCGACCAGGTGTGCTTCCTCGACGCGACCGAGCACCGCTGGGTCGAGGAGCTGGGCGGCATGAACCTGTACTTCGTGCACGCGGACGGCACGCTCGTCACGCCGTCCCTGACCGGCACCATCCTCGAGGGCGTCACCCGCTCGTCCATCCTCACCCTGGCCGGGGAGCTCGGGCACCGGGTCGAGGAGCGGCGCGTGTCGGTCGACGAGTGGCGCGACGGCGTCGCGGGCGGCGAGATCACCGAGGTGTTCGCGTGCGGCACGGCCGCGGTCGTCACGCCGCTCGGGCGCCTCGCGTGGGACGGCGGCGAGGTCGTCATGGGCACCGAGCCGGGCCCGGTCACCACGCAGGTCCGCGAGCGGCTGCTCGGCATCCAGTACGGCCGCGAGGCGGACACCCACGGCTGGCTGCGCCGGCTGGCATGA
- a CDS encoding 3-isopropylmalate dehydrogenase: MSSASQPQPTRTLDLAVIAGDGIGPEVVGAGLDVLRAAVAADGVDVRTTDYDLGAARWHRTGETLTDADLEAVRQHEAILLGAVGDPGVPSGVLERGLLLRLRFALDHYVNLRPSVLLPGATSPLSAAVLDRGPVDFVVVREGTEGPYVGNGGALRVGTPAEIATEVSVNTAFGVERVVRDAFARAAARPRKKLTLVHKHNVLVHAGHLWRRTVEALNAEHPDVTVDYLHVDAATIFLTTDPQRFDVVVTDNLFGDILTDLAAAVTGGIGLAASGNVNPDRTAPSMFEPVHGSAPDIAGQGVADPTATFLSVALLLEHVGLAAAAGRVHTAVVEALGAREPSAARPGTAQVTADVLARLGA; encoded by the coding sequence ATGTCCAGCGCGAGCCAGCCGCAGCCGACCCGGACGCTCGACCTCGCCGTGATCGCCGGCGACGGCATCGGCCCCGAGGTCGTCGGCGCGGGGCTGGACGTGCTGCGCGCCGCGGTCGCGGCCGACGGCGTCGACGTCCGCACGACCGACTACGACCTCGGCGCCGCCCGCTGGCACCGCACGGGCGAGACCCTCACCGACGCCGACCTCGAGGCCGTCCGGCAGCACGAGGCGATCCTCCTCGGCGCGGTCGGGGACCCCGGCGTGCCCAGCGGGGTGCTGGAGCGCGGCCTGCTGCTGCGGCTGCGCTTCGCGCTCGACCACTACGTCAACCTGCGCCCGTCGGTGCTGCTGCCGGGCGCGACGAGCCCGCTGTCGGCCGCTGTGCTCGACCGCGGCCCCGTCGACTTCGTCGTCGTGCGCGAGGGTACCGAGGGGCCCTACGTCGGCAACGGCGGCGCGCTGCGCGTCGGGACCCCCGCGGAGATCGCGACCGAGGTCAGCGTCAACACGGCGTTCGGTGTCGAGCGTGTCGTGCGCGACGCGTTCGCGCGGGCGGCCGCCCGGCCGCGGAAGAAGCTCACGCTCGTGCACAAGCACAACGTGCTCGTCCACGCCGGGCACCTGTGGCGCCGGACCGTCGAGGCCCTCAACGCCGAGCACCCCGACGTCACGGTCGACTACCTCCACGTCGACGCCGCGACGATCTTCCTCACGACCGACCCGCAGCGCTTCGACGTCGTCGTCACCGACAACCTCTTCGGCGACATCCTCACCGACCTCGCCGCCGCCGTCACCGGCGGCATCGGCCTGGCGGCGAGCGGCAACGTCAACCCCGACCGCACGGCCCCGAGCATGTTCGAGCCGGTCCACGGCTCGGCCCCCGACATCGCCGGGCAGGGGGTCGCCGACCCCACCGCGACGTTCCTGTCGGTCGCGCTGCTGCTGGAGCACGTCGGGCTCGCCGCGGCGGCCGGGCGCGTGCACACCGCGGTCGTCGAGGCCCTCGGCGCCCGGGAGCCGTCCGCCGCGCGGCCGGGCACCGCGCAGGTGACCGCCGACGTCCTCGCCCGCCTCGGCGCGTGA